In Runella slithyformis DSM 19594, the DNA window GGCAATGGTTTGGGTCAGGAAAAAAGTGCCTTTGAAATTGATATTCGTGAAGGTTTCCAGGTCATCGACGGTTACATCCAGAAAGTGTTTTTTGTAGGAAACCCCCGCGTTATTCACTAAAAAATCGAGGCCCTGCATCATTTTCCAGGCTTCATTTCCCAATTGTTTGGCCTGTTGGGGCTCCGACAGGTCCGCCTGAAACACATACACCGTCCTGCCCATCGCCCGAATCTCTTCGGCCACCTGTCGGGCTTCTTCCGCTTTGTCCAGGTAATGAATCCCCACCGTACAGCCCTCCCGCGCCAATTGCAGGGCAATGGCTTTTCCAATACCGCCGGAGGCACCCGTCACAAGGGCTTTTTTATGTTGTAAACGCATGTTACTTTTCCAATTTTACAATGAGGGAACGGCTGAAATCAGGTAGATTGATTTTACCTTCCGGTGAAATTGTACCTTGGGTCCAACGATTTTCCCACGGGTCATAAAAGGACACTTTACGCGCATTTTTGAGGGAAGCCGTCAGTTGCTGTCCCGAAATCACGCGCGCGGGTTGCCCTTCCGCTAATTCTGTTTTCCAATTTACCGCCCCGTCGCGCAGCCAAAGCAGCGTTGTTTTGGTGCCTCTTAATCCGTATAGTTTCAGTTGGTTGGATAAGGTATCGACAAACGATTCCGCTTTTTCGACAACGGGGTCAAATCGGCTGACAGCTTCCGAAAATCGACCGAAATGCCACCACAGACTGTTTTTTTCGAGGTAATAATCCCAATGCCACGACTGCCCCGGCGCGGCCGCGCCGGAAAAGAAGGGCGCAAACAGAAGATCATGGAGCAGGATACCGAGGCTGTCTTTTTCGTACAGTTTAAGCGGTCCGGCGTGGTGCGGCTCTACGCCCCCCACTTCCGACAGAATCACGGGTTTGTCGGGACTGAAACGTTTTAATGTACGGACGGCATCACTGCCCAGCTCATCCATCGGGGCCTGACAAATGGCCAACGCCGCCCCCGTATCCAAATACCGGTGCGCCTGGGCCAATTGATTTTGGGGTAATTGTGAATAGTGACGGTATAACTCCGTGGCCGCTTCACTGTCAAAACTTCCCAAGGTCTGCATCACCAACTGACGCGGGAGGCGCTTTTTTACTTCTACCAGCATCTCCTGTGTCCATTTCAGCAACATCTCTTTGTCTTTGACGTTGACCGCATTGACCTCATTCCAAAGTTCCCACCCAAAAACGGTCGGATTATTTCCGTACCGTTTGGCAAAAAAATCAACTCTGTCCAAGTAGCGTTTTTTGCCCTTTTCGGTCAAAAAAAAGTCTTCCATCGTGGCTATGTCTGCGGCATACACAGGCCGATCAAACGGCACGGACGACGGAAACGGCGCGGGCGAGTTGGTGATTTTTCTAAAGTGTTCCAAACAAAATTTGACCCTGATAGTGTATTTTTTGGCCAATGCCAGAACTTTATCAATACGCTCGGCCTGTTGTACATCATACTTACCCGCTTCTTTGTTTTCCACTTCAAAAAGCGGAACACTCAGCCAGATACGGGTGAAATTGCCGCCATTCGCCGCCAATTGCCGGAAGTAATGATCGTAATAGGCCAATACGTCCGTTTCTTTGGAAATGAGCCTTGGAAAACAAATATTGGCTCCGATAGGAATGAATGTACTCCCGTCGCTCAATGCCAAATACCGCGCATCTTTTTGATTCACCTGCACAAAAAGGTCGGATGCTGGCGGTTTTTGCGCGAAACATTGTCCGATAAAACAACACAAAAGCGTGATAACTGACTTACGTACGTACATAGATGTTGCGTTTAAATTCCACCCACCGTCGGGTACCAGTCGGGTCGGTAGGGGTCTTGGTGAAAACGAGCGTAGTAATCGCCTTTTCCTTCGTAGTATTTTTCGTAAAACTTCATCTTGTCTTCGTCGAGCGAAACACCCAGCCCGGGCCCGGTCGGCACTTTGATACAGCCGTTTTCGTACTTCATCAGTCCACCTTCGATGATGTCGTCGGTAAGGTAATGGTAGTGCGCGTCGCCCGCGAAGGTCATGGTCGGGATGGTGGAAGCGGTGTGAATCATGGCCGCGAGTTCGATGCCGAATTCGGCCCCGCTGTGCATGGCCACCCCCAGGTTAAAGGTATTGCAGACCGCCACCAGATCCTTCACGCCTTTGGGGCCTTCCCAATAGTGAATATCGGTAAGGACAATGTCCACGGCATTGAGTTTGATGGCGGGGGCAAGGTCGTCAAAGCGGGCGGGGTACATGTTGGTGGCGATCGGAATCCGGATCTGTTTTCGTACTTCGGCGTTGCCGTTAAGGCCCCAAGAAGGGTCTTCAAAATATTCAATACCAATCTCTTCCAGGCGTTTGCCGATTTTTACCGCCGTCGGCACCGACCAAACGCCGTTGGGGTCGATGCGCAGTCCGAAATCATCGCTC includes these proteins:
- a CDS encoding cellulase family glycosylhydrolase, which encodes MNQKDARYLALSDGSTFIPIGANICFPRLISKETDVLAYYDHYFRQLAANGGNFTRIWLSVPLFEVENKEAGKYDVQQAERIDKVLALAKKYTIRVKFCLEHFRKITNSPAPFPSSVPFDRPVYAADIATMEDFFLTEKGKKRYLDRVDFFAKRYGNNPTVFGWELWNEVNAVNVKDKEMLLKWTQEMLVEVKKRLPRQLVMQTLGSFDSEAATELYRHYSQLPQNQLAQAHRYLDTGAALAICQAPMDELGSDAVRTLKRFSPDKPVILSEVGGVEPHHAGPLKLYEKDSLGILLHDLLFAPFFSGAAAPGQSWHWDYYLEKNSLWWHFGRFSEAVSRFDPVVEKAESFVDTLSNQLKLYGLRGTKTTLLWLRDGAVNWKTELAEGQPARVISGQQLTASLKNARKVSFYDPWENRWTQGTISPEGKINLPDFSRSLIVKLEK
- a CDS encoding enolase C-terminal domain-like protein; translated protein: MKIIDLKTRCVAIPLNAQLRHNTGVHPGYFLRTILELVTDEGIIGLGEVGGGDQRGALQKLKPRIIGLDPFHLETLKLKVLRSIYYMSNARLYAAIEMACLDIQGKVLGRPMSDLLGGSVRSEVPFIAYLFWRYDRPGGGHDETAEDLADYCEELHETLGVNAMKLKAGVMAPTEEARVLELCRERLSDDFGLRIDPNGVWSVPTAVKIGKRLEEIGIEYFEDPSWGLNGNAEVRKQIRIPIATNMYPARFDDLAPAIKLNAVDIVLTDIHYWEGPKGVKDLVAVCNTFNLGVAMHSGAEFGIELAAMIHTASTIPTMTFAGDAHYHYLTDDIIEGGLMKYENGCIKVPTGPGLGVSLDEDKMKFYEKYYEGKGDYYARFHQDPYRPDWYPTVGGI